A single window of Rhizobium sp. NLR16a DNA harbors:
- a CDS encoding ABC transporter permease has translation MTMTSSETTSARLPGTRLGYRFNLVGAIGLIVILAWALVAIFAPLIIPYPIGEIVDLDYFGPMSRELWLGSDYLGRDMLSRILMGARYTVGISLAAVTIACFSGVVLGMIAAVAGGWLDTILSRFLDAMNSIPSKLFGLVVVAAVGSSIPVLILTLSVIYIPGSYRFARALAVNINTMDFITVARIRGESTLYLIRSEILPNIVGPVLADLGIRFVFIVLLLSGLSFLGLGVQPPYADWGALVRENIGGLPFGAPAVMFPSLAIASLTISVNLLIDNLPQKIRDRSPS, from the coding sequence ATGACCATGACCAGCTCCGAGACCACTTCCGCCCGGCTGCCCGGAACCCGGCTTGGTTATCGCTTCAACCTCGTCGGAGCGATCGGCCTGATCGTCATCCTCGCTTGGGCGCTCGTCGCGATCTTCGCGCCATTGATTATCCCTTATCCCATCGGCGAAATTGTCGATCTCGATTATTTCGGCCCGATGAGCCGGGAGCTCTGGCTGGGCTCTGATTATCTCGGCCGCGATATGCTGTCGCGGATTCTGATGGGCGCGCGTTATACGGTCGGCATCTCGCTCGCGGCGGTAACGATCGCCTGCTTCAGCGGTGTGGTGCTCGGCATGATCGCGGCGGTCGCCGGCGGTTGGCTCGACACGATCCTCAGCCGCTTCCTCGATGCCATGAATTCCATTCCGAGCAAGCTTTTCGGTCTGGTGGTGGTCGCCGCGGTCGGCTCTTCGATCCCGGTTCTGATCCTGACGCTGTCGGTGATCTACATCCCTGGCTCCTACCGCTTCGCCCGGGCGCTCGCCGTCAACATCAATACGATGGATTTCATCACCGTCGCGCGCATCCGCGGTGAAAGCACCCTCTATCTCATTCGCTCGGAAATCCTGCCCAACATCGTCGGGCCGGTGCTTGCCGATCTCGGCATTCGTTTCGTCTTCATTGTTCTGCTGCTGTCGGGACTGTCCTTCCTGGGCCTCGGCGTCCAGCCGCCCTATGCCGACTGGGGTGCGCTCGTGCGCGAGAATATCGGTGGCCTGCCATTCGGCGCGCCGGCGGTGATGTTCCCCTCACTTGCCATCGCCAGCCTCACGATCAGCGTCAATCTGCTGATCGACAACCTGCCGCAGAAGATTCGCGACCGGAGCCCGTCATGA
- a CDS encoding HAD-IA family hydrolase: MSKSLSEFKYLTFDVVGTLIDFEGGLKTCLAEIAAETGNEIDGERALSLYREVRYSDDADLFPDDLVRVYLAIAPKLDLPADRQYGERLRDSAKSWKGFTDSATALAELAKDYRLVAMTNARRWAFEFFQKELGNPFHAAFTADDTGTEKPDPAFFEQVFAYIASEGHSKDEILHVAQSQYHDIGVSRKLGLVNCWIERRHAQKGYGGTIEPAEFTAPDYHFTSMADLAEAVAAARA; this comes from the coding sequence GTGAGCAAGAGCCTTTCGGAATTCAAATACCTGACCTTCGACGTCGTCGGCACGCTCATCGATTTCGAGGGCGGTCTCAAGACTTGTCTTGCCGAGATCGCGGCCGAAACGGGAAATGAAATCGATGGCGAGCGGGCGCTCAGCCTCTACCGCGAGGTCCGCTACTCCGACGACGCCGACCTCTTTCCCGACGATCTCGTGCGCGTCTATCTCGCGATCGCGCCGAAGCTCGACCTGCCGGCCGATCGCCAATACGGCGAACGACTGCGGGACTCGGCAAAGAGCTGGAAGGGTTTCACCGACAGCGCCACAGCACTGGCAGAGCTCGCAAAAGATTACCGCCTCGTAGCGATGACCAACGCCCGCCGCTGGGCATTCGAATTCTTCCAGAAGGAGCTCGGCAATCCCTTCCACGCGGCCTTCACCGCCGACGATACGGGGACCGAGAAACCCGACCCGGCCTTCTTCGAGCAAGTCTTCGCCTACATCGCTTCGGAAGGGCATTCGAAAGATGAAATCCTGCATGTCGCCCAGAGCCAGTACCACGATATCGGGGTGTCCAGGAAACTCGGCCTGGTCAATTGCTGGATCGAGCGGCGGCATGCCCAGAAGGGCTACGGCGGCACGATCGAGCCGGCCGAGTTCACCGCACCCGACTATCATTTCACGTCGATGGCCGACCTTGCAGAGGCCGTGGCCGCCGCGCGCGCCTAA
- a CDS encoding ABC transporter ATP-binding protein has protein sequence MSNFIEIRDLKVEATTDSGRRVEIIKGVSLDIAEGEIVALIGESGSGKTTIALTLMGHTRAGCRISGGSVSVGGKDMVTLSEKQRAKVRGTQVAYVPQSAAAAFNPATSIMDQVIEVTRIHQLMSPEDARARAIELFRALSLPEPETIGSRYPHQVSGGQLQRLAAAMALIGDPTLVIFDEPTTALDVTTQIEVLRAFKSVMKKGGISGVYVSHDLAVVAQIADRIVVLKGGETQETGTTEEILNDPKHPYTRELLAAFEPKSRGTAGAIEAATAPLLTIENLVAGYGQRQADGLPLVRAVEHVSLTVEKGRNLGIIGESGCGKSTLARTIAGILPAAVGKIIFDGTELRRSARERSRDQLREMQIVFQYADTALNPAKSVEDILARPLVFYHRMDRQARNARIDELLDMVRLPRNLRHRRPGELSGGQKQRVNFARALAADPKLILCDEITSALDTVVAAAVIDLLKELQRELGLSYIFISHDLSVVEAICDEIVVMYGGRKIEEISPAKVKAPQHPYSQLLFSSVPTLDPAWLDELQQDPELVRAYCRH, from the coding sequence ATGAGCAATTTCATCGAAATTCGTGACCTGAAGGTCGAGGCCACCACCGATTCCGGCCGACGCGTCGAGATCATCAAGGGTGTCAGTCTTGATATTGCCGAGGGCGAGATCGTCGCGCTGATCGGTGAGAGCGGCTCGGGGAAGACGACCATCGCCCTGACGCTCATGGGCCATACCCGCGCGGGCTGCCGCATCTCCGGCGGCAGCGTTTCGGTCGGTGGCAAGGACATGGTCACCCTCAGCGAGAAGCAGCGCGCCAAGGTGCGCGGCACGCAAGTCGCCTATGTGCCGCAATCGGCCGCCGCTGCCTTCAACCCGGCCACATCGATCATGGACCAGGTGATCGAGGTTACCCGCATTCATCAGCTGATGTCGCCGGAAGATGCGCGTGCCCGGGCTATCGAGCTCTTTCGGGCGCTTTCCCTACCGGAACCGGAGACGATCGGCAGCCGGTACCCGCACCAGGTTTCCGGCGGCCAGTTGCAGCGCCTTGCAGCCGCCATGGCGCTGATCGGCGATCCCACTCTGGTCATCTTCGACGAGCCGACAACGGCGCTCGACGTGACGACCCAGATCGAAGTTCTGCGCGCTTTCAAATCGGTGATGAAAAAAGGCGGCATATCGGGCGTCTATGTCTCGCACGACCTTGCCGTCGTCGCCCAGATCGCCGACCGCATCGTCGTTCTCAAAGGCGGAGAAACCCAGGAAACCGGCACCACCGAAGAGATTCTGAACGATCCAAAGCATCCCTATACCAGAGAACTGCTTGCAGCCTTCGAGCCGAAATCGCGCGGCACGGCGGGCGCAATAGAGGCCGCGACGGCGCCGCTTCTGACGATCGAAAATCTCGTCGCTGGGTACGGACAGCGCCAAGCCGACGGCCTTCCCCTGGTTCGCGCAGTCGAGCATGTGAGCCTGACGGTGGAAAAAGGGCGCAACCTCGGCATCATCGGAGAATCCGGTTGCGGTAAATCGACGCTCGCCCGCACCATTGCCGGCATCCTGCCGGCAGCCGTCGGCAAGATCATCTTCGACGGCACGGAACTGCGCCGCAGCGCTCGCGAGCGCTCACGTGATCAGTTGCGCGAGATGCAGATCGTCTTCCAATATGCCGATACGGCGCTCAATCCGGCAAAATCCGTCGAGGACATCCTCGCCAGGCCGCTGGTTTTTTACCATCGCATGGATCGACAGGCGCGAAATGCCCGGATCGACGAACTCCTCGACATGGTGCGCCTTCCCCGCAACCTGCGCCACCGCAGGCCGGGGGAACTCTCGGGCGGGCAAAAGCAGCGCGTCAACTTCGCCCGGGCGCTCGCCGCCGATCCGAAGCTGATCCTCTGCGACGAGATCACCTCGGCGCTCGACACCGTGGTCGCTGCCGCCGTGATCGATCTCCTCAAGGAACTGCAGCGGGAACTCGGCCTCTCCTACATCTTCATCAGCCACGATCTGTCGGTGGTGGAAGCGATCTGCGACGAGATCGTCGTCATGTATGGCGGCCGAAAGATCGAAGAAATCAGCCCCGCGAAGGTGAAGGCGCCGCAGCATCCCTATTCGCAACTGCTCTTCTCGTCGGTGCCGACGCTTGATCCGGCCTGGCTCGACGAGCTCCAGCAGGATCCGGAACTAGTACGGGCCTATTGCCGGCACTGA
- a CDS encoding ABC transporter substrate-binding protein: protein MNNKITNWTRSDDAMIETAIRRGATRRELLHMMLAGGVAMSAGGLVLGRAGKALAATPVAGGALKAAGWSSSTADTLDPAKASLSTDYVRCCSFYNRLTFLDKSGTPQMELAEAIESKDAKTWTVKLKKGVTFHDGKPLTAEDVVFSLKRHLDPSVGSKVAKIAAQMTGFKAIDKQTVEITLADPNADLPTILSMHHFMIVADGTTDFTKANGTGAFVREVFEPGVRSVGIKNKNYWKSGPNVDSFEYFAISDDNARVNALLSGDIHLAASINPRSMRLVEAQGDGFTLSKTTSGNYTNLNMRLDMNPGNKRDFIEGMKYLVNREQIVKSALRGLGEIGNDQPVSPVNYYRNADLKPRAFDPDKAKFHFDKAGVLGQSIPVIASEAANSSIDMAMIIQASGAEIGLKLDVQRVPSDGYWDNYWLKAPIHFGNINPRPTPDILFSLLYSSQAPWNESQYKSEKFDKMLIEARGSLDQEKRKAIYDEMQAMIANEAGTIIPAYLSNVDATTAKLKGLEPNPLGGQMGYAFAEYVWLEA from the coding sequence ATGAACAACAAGATCACCAATTGGACCAGATCCGACGACGCCATGATCGAAACCGCCATCCGTCGTGGCGCAACCCGTCGCGAATTGCTGCATATGATGCTTGCGGGCGGCGTTGCCATGTCGGCCGGCGGACTTGTGCTCGGCCGCGCCGGCAAGGCGCTCGCTGCGACGCCCGTTGCCGGTGGAGCACTCAAGGCGGCCGGCTGGTCGTCGTCGACGGCTGATACACTCGACCCAGCAAAGGCGTCGCTCTCTACCGACTATGTCCGCTGCTGCTCCTTCTATAACCGCCTCACCTTCCTCGACAAGAGCGGTACGCCGCAGATGGAGCTTGCCGAGGCGATCGAATCCAAGGATGCCAAGACCTGGACCGTCAAGCTGAAGAAGGGCGTCACTTTCCATGACGGCAAACCGCTGACGGCTGAAGACGTCGTCTTCTCGCTGAAGCGCCATCTCGACCCGTCCGTCGGTTCGAAGGTTGCCAAGATCGCCGCCCAGATGACCGGCTTCAAGGCTATCGACAAGCAGACCGTCGAGATCACGCTTGCCGATCCGAATGCCGACCTGCCGACCATCCTGTCGATGCACCACTTCATGATCGTTGCCGACGGGACGACCGATTTCACCAAGGCCAACGGCACCGGCGCTTTCGTCAGGGAAGTCTTCGAGCCGGGCGTTCGTTCCGTCGGGATCAAGAACAAGAACTACTGGAAATCCGGCCCCAACGTCGATTCCTTCGAATATTTCGCCATCAGCGACGACAATGCCCGCGTCAACGCCCTGCTATCAGGCGATATCCACCTCGCAGCCTCGATCAATCCACGCTCGATGCGCCTTGTCGAAGCCCAGGGTGACGGCTTCACCTTGTCGAAGACGACGTCCGGCAACTACACCAACCTCAACATGCGGCTGGACATGAATCCCGGCAACAAGCGGGACTTCATCGAGGGCATGAAGTATCTCGTCAACCGCGAACAGATCGTCAAATCGGCGCTTCGTGGCCTCGGTGAGATCGGCAACGACCAGCCGGTTTCCCCCGTCAACTATTACCGCAACGCCGATCTGAAGCCGCGCGCCTTCGATCCGGACAAGGCGAAATTCCACTTCGACAAGGCTGGCGTGCTCGGTCAATCCATTCCCGTGATCGCCTCCGAGGCGGCAAACTCGTCGATCGACATGGCGATGATCATTCAGGCGTCAGGCGCCGAGATCGGCCTCAAGCTCGATGTCCAGCGGGTTCCCTCCGACGGTTACTGGGACAATTATTGGCTCAAGGCGCCGATCCATTTCGGCAATATCAATCCACGTCCTACCCCCGACATCCTGTTCTCGCTGCTTTATTCCTCGCAGGCTCCCTGGAATGAGAGCCAGTACAAGTCGGAAAAGTTCGACAAGATGCTGATCGAAGCACGCGGGTCGCTCGACCAGGAAAAGCGCAAGGCAATCTATGACGAGATGCAGGCGATGATTGCCAATGAAGCCGGCACGATCATTCCGGCTTATCTCTCGAATGTCGACGCCACCACTGCCAAACTCAAGGGTCTGGAGCCCAACCCGCTCGGCGGCCAGATGGGATATGCCTTTGCCGAATACGTCTGGCTTGAAGCCTGA
- a CDS encoding GNAT family N-acetyltransferase, whose product MQTRQIEIAAFSPDHLEGAVALSRQAGWPHRREDWQMALALSEGVVAIEDHRVVGTILVTPYRQDCATINMVIVDETMRGRGLGRRLMEAALRIAGDRPLRLVATTVGLPLYEKLGFHETGTVLQHQGLVGEIGAPAGTSAATADDLPAIIGVDRLAFGADREKLISYLARIGEFAVIRRDGGVSGFACLRPFGRGEVIGPVVAADIEDARKLIEHHIAARAGRFLRVDTTAETGLSPWLVTLGLAHVGGGIVMRKPSAGDVAARTATNFALASQALG is encoded by the coding sequence ATGCAAACTCGTCAGATCGAAATCGCTGCATTCAGTCCAGACCATCTGGAAGGCGCTGTTGCGCTCTCCAGACAGGCGGGCTGGCCGCATCGGCGGGAAGACTGGCAGATGGCGCTCGCGTTGAGCGAGGGCGTGGTCGCGATCGAGGACCACAGGGTCGTCGGCACCATCCTCGTCACACCCTACAGGCAAGATTGCGCGACCATCAACATGGTCATCGTCGACGAAACCATGCGCGGCCGTGGCCTCGGCCGCAGGCTGATGGAAGCCGCCTTGCGGATCGCAGGCGACCGGCCGCTGCGGCTGGTCGCGACAACGGTGGGCCTACCGCTCTACGAGAAGCTTGGCTTTCATGAAACCGGGACCGTGCTGCAGCACCAAGGCCTTGTCGGAGAAATCGGCGCGCCGGCCGGCACGAGCGCTGCCACCGCCGACGATCTCCCGGCCATCATTGGGGTGGACCGCCTTGCCTTCGGCGCCGACCGAGAAAAGCTCATCTCCTATCTCGCAAGGATCGGCGAATTCGCCGTCATTCGCCGCGACGGCGGTGTCTCTGGTTTCGCCTGCCTGCGTCCCTTCGGTCGCGGTGAGGTGATCGGACCCGTGGTCGCCGCGGATATCGAAGACGCGCGCAAGCTCATCGAACATCACATCGCCGCACGGGCAGGACGGTTCCTGCGGGTGGATACGACTGCCGAAACCGGACTCTCTCCATGGCTGGTCACGCTGGGGCTCGCCCATGTCGGCGGTGGCATCGTTATGAGAAAGCCATCGGCCGGCGACGTCGCCGCCCGGACCGCTACCAACTTTGCCCTTGCCAGTCAGGCCCTCGGCTGA
- a CDS encoding aspartate aminotransferase family protein, translating to MYSNSLIELDRAHLIHPVASYRSHEKHGVRVLASAKGATVTDASGKQLIDGFAGLWCVNAGYGHESIVEAAARQMRELPYATAYFGLGSEPAIRLAGELADRAPGDLNHVYFTLGGSDAVDSTIRFIRYYWNARGRPERDQFISVEQGYHGSSTVGAGLTALPAFHAGFGLPFDWQHKIPSHYAYRNPVGDSPQAIIEASLVALKSKVEAIGPERVAAFYVEPIQGSGGVLVPPKGWLKAMREFCREHDILFVADEVITGFGRTGPLFACSEEGVVPDLMTAAKGLTSGYVPMGAVFMADHVYETIADGAGASAIGHGYTYSAHPVSAAVGLEVLKLYENGLLDNGVKAGRRLMQGLDSLRDHPLVGDVRGRGMLAAIELVVDKVNKTPLPASAEPARRIFDRAWENGLVIRAFGNGVLGYAPPLCCTETEIDAIVERTRMTLDETLEDPDVRRALRA from the coding sequence ATGTACAGCAATTCGCTCATCGAACTCGATCGCGCCCATCTCATTCATCCGGTGGCATCCTACCGCAGCCATGAAAAGCATGGCGTACGGGTGCTGGCCTCGGCCAAGGGAGCAACGGTCACCGACGCCTCGGGCAAACAACTGATCGACGGTTTCGCCGGCCTCTGGTGCGTCAATGCCGGTTACGGCCACGAGAGCATTGTCGAGGCGGCGGCCCGGCAGATGCGGGAGCTTCCCTATGCGACCGCCTATTTCGGCCTCGGCTCCGAGCCTGCGATCCGACTCGCCGGAGAGCTTGCCGACCGGGCGCCGGGCGATCTGAACCATGTTTATTTCACGCTCGGCGGCTCAGATGCGGTGGATAGCACGATCCGCTTCATCCGCTACTACTGGAATGCTCGAGGGCGGCCCGAACGCGATCAGTTCATTTCGGTCGAACAGGGCTATCACGGCTCCTCGACGGTGGGCGCGGGCCTCACCGCCTTGCCAGCCTTCCATGCCGGCTTCGGCCTTCCTTTCGACTGGCAGCATAAAATTCCGTCGCATTACGCCTACCGCAATCCAGTCGGCGACAGCCCGCAGGCGATCATTGAGGCCTCGCTCGTGGCACTGAAAAGCAAGGTCGAGGCGATCGGGCCCGAACGCGTCGCCGCCTTCTACGTCGAACCGATCCAGGGTTCGGGGGGCGTGCTTGTGCCGCCGAAAGGCTGGCTCAAGGCGATGCGGGAATTCTGCCGCGAGCACGACATCCTTTTTGTCGCCGATGAGGTGATCACCGGCTTTGGCCGGACCGGGCCGCTTTTTGCCTGCAGTGAGGAAGGGGTCGTGCCTGACCTCATGACAGCCGCCAAGGGCCTCACCTCAGGCTACGTGCCGATGGGCGCCGTTTTCATGGCCGATCACGTCTATGAGACGATTGCCGACGGGGCGGGTGCCAGCGCGATTGGCCATGGCTACACCTATTCGGCCCACCCTGTCAGCGCCGCCGTCGGCCTCGAAGTGTTGAAACTCTACGAAAACGGCCTTCTCGACAATGGAGTCAAGGCCGGGAGGCGGCTGATGCAGGGCCTGGACTCGCTGAGGGATCACCCGCTCGTCGGCGATGTCCGCGGGCGCGGCATGCTTGCTGCCATCGAGCTTGTGGTAGACAAGGTGAACAAGACACCGCTGCCGGCATCGGCCGAACCGGCGCGCCGCATCTTCGATCGCGCCTGGGAAAACGGCCTCGTCATCCGCGCGTTCGGCAATGGTGTGCTTGGTTATGCCCCGCCGCTGTGCTGCACTGAAACGGAGATCGACGCAATCGTCGAGCGCACCCGTATGACGCTCGACGAGACGTTGGAGGACCCGGATGTGCGTCGGGCGCTGCGGGCCTGA
- a CDS encoding FAD-binding oxidoreductase, giving the protein MPAPLTRVDTTPQLPAAADAVVIGGGIVGVFAAYYLAKRGLKVALVEKGLVGAEQSSRNWGWCRQQNRDARELPISTKSLDLWERFAIETGEDTGFRRCGLFYLSNSEEELSGWARWRDFARSVGVTTHMLSGAEATERGRATGAVWKGGVFSPTDGTADPGRAAPAVARAILNLGGTVHQSCAARGVDIEGGRVSGVVTEHGTIGTKIAILAGGAWASSFCRQLGIRFPQASIRSSILSVSPGALGLPDALHTSAVSVTRRGDGGYTLAISGRGRVDPTAQQLRFAPQFLPMFARRWRSLAPGGLEGIRSGHESLARWRLDRPTPMERMRILDPAIDKTTIALTHSRALQLLPALKNAEINAAWAGYIDSTPDGVPGIGEIATLPGFILAAGFSGHGFGIGPGAGHLIADIVTGNEPIVDPRPYHPNRFAESAWGKVADF; this is encoded by the coding sequence ATGCCCGCACCATTGACGCGCGTCGACACTACACCGCAGCTACCCGCTGCCGCCGATGCGGTCGTGATCGGCGGCGGCATCGTCGGCGTCTTCGCCGCCTATTATCTGGCCAAACGTGGATTGAAGGTCGCCCTCGTCGAGAAAGGCCTTGTCGGGGCAGAACAATCGAGCCGCAACTGGGGCTGGTGCCGGCAGCAGAACCGCGATGCTCGTGAATTGCCGATCTCGACCAAGAGCCTCGATCTGTGGGAGCGCTTCGCCATCGAAACAGGCGAGGACACCGGCTTCCGCCGCTGCGGCCTCTTCTATCTCAGCAATAGTGAGGAGGAACTTTCAGGCTGGGCCCGCTGGCGCGATTTCGCCCGATCGGTCGGTGTCACAACCCATATGTTGAGTGGCGCGGAGGCAACCGAACGCGGGCGGGCCACCGGCGCCGTATGGAAAGGCGGGGTCTTTTCGCCGACCGACGGCACCGCCGATCCTGGAAGAGCCGCGCCTGCCGTCGCGCGTGCGATCCTGAACCTCGGCGGCACGGTGCATCAATCCTGTGCGGCCCGCGGCGTCGACATTGAAGGCGGCAGGGTTTCAGGCGTCGTCACCGAGCACGGCACCATAGGGACAAAGATCGCGATCCTGGCCGGCGGCGCCTGGGCCTCGTCCTTCTGCCGCCAGCTCGGCATTCGATTTCCGCAAGCTTCGATCCGCTCGTCGATCCTGTCGGTTTCGCCGGGTGCACTCGGCCTGCCGGATGCGCTGCATACATCAGCGGTATCAGTGACACGCCGCGGCGACGGCGGCTACACGCTGGCGATCAGCGGCCGCGGCCGCGTCGACCCAACCGCGCAGCAGCTCCGTTTCGCGCCGCAGTTCCTGCCGATGTTCGCCCGGCGCTGGCGCAGCCTCGCACCCGGCGGACTGGAAGGAATTCGCTCAGGGCACGAATCTCTGGCGCGATGGCGGCTCGACAGGCCGACGCCGATGGAGCGGATGCGCATCCTCGACCCGGCCATCGACAAGACCACCATCGCTCTCACGCATTCACGGGCGCTCCAGCTGCTGCCCGCCTTGAAGAACGCCGAAATCAACGCGGCCTGGGCGGGCTATATCGACAGCACGCCAGATGGCGTGCCGGGGATCGGCGAGATCGCTACCCTTCCGGGCTTCATCCTCGCTGCGGGCTTCAGCGGCCACGGCTTCGGCATCGGACCCGGCGCCGGTCATCTGATTGCCGATATCGTCACCGGCAATGAGCCGATCGTCGATCCCAGGCCCTATCATCCCAACCGCTTCGCGGAATCCGCCTGGGGCAAGGTCGCTGACTTCTAG
- a CDS encoding Lrp/AsnC family transcriptional regulator: protein MKLDRIDIKILYELQKNGRVTNVELAELVNLSPSPCLMRVKKLQSEGYIEGYSAQINVSKLGRTLTVFTEITLKNHRQIDFARFLAAIEKVDQVIECHLVSGGYDYLLKFVTAGIDEYQTIMERLTDMDVGIDKYFSFVVLKSPIVKAHMPLTTLFPH from the coding sequence ATGAAACTCGACCGGATCGACATAAAAATTCTCTACGAACTGCAGAAGAATGGCCGCGTCACCAATGTGGAGCTCGCCGAGCTGGTCAATCTGTCGCCGAGCCCCTGCCTGATGCGGGTGAAGAAGCTGCAGTCCGAAGGTTACATCGAAGGTTATTCGGCTCAGATCAACGTCAGCAAACTCGGGCGGACACTGACCGTGTTCACCGAAATCACCCTGAAAAACCATCGGCAGATCGACTTCGCCCGGTTCCTCGCAGCGATCGAGAAGGTCGACCAGGTGATCGAATGCCATCTGGTTTCGGGCGGCTACGACTATCTGCTGAAATTCGTCACCGCCGGAATAGACGAATACCAGACGATCATGGAGCGGCTCACTGACATGGACGTCGGCATCGACAAATATTTCAGCTTCGTCGTCCTGAAATCACCGATCGTCAAGGCGCACATGCCACTGACGACCTTGTTCCCGCATTAG
- a CDS encoding ABC transporter permease has product MNNQVLSLVLSRLFVAVITLLIVSFAVFFATTLLPGDTATILLGQAATPEAVEGLRKAMHLDEPALFRFLRWIIGLLQGDLGTSYANEMPVAALIAGRFINTLKLAGVTALFSVPIALTLGITAAMLRGTLYDRIVTVITIGVISVPEFMVATSAALIFAVYLKWLPALSLANEVHSLSDLLRVYAMPVITLTFVVSAQMIRMTRAAVIETLNTPYVEMALLKGASRPRIVFRHALPNALGPIVNAVALSLSYLLGGVIIVETIFNYPGIAKLMLDAVATRDLPLIQSCAMIFCLGYLLLITIADIIAILSNPRLR; this is encoded by the coding sequence GTGAACAACCAGGTCTTATCCCTTGTGCTGAGCAGATTGTTCGTCGCCGTGATCACACTGCTGATCGTCTCTTTCGCGGTCTTCTTCGCAACAACGCTCCTGCCGGGGGATACGGCGACGATCCTGCTCGGTCAGGCCGCCACGCCGGAAGCCGTCGAAGGGCTGCGCAAGGCCATGCATCTTGACGAGCCGGCCCTCTTTCGTTTCCTGCGCTGGATCATCGGTCTTTTGCAGGGCGACCTCGGCACGTCCTATGCCAACGAAATGCCGGTCGCTGCCCTGATTGCCGGCCGCTTCATTAATACGCTGAAACTTGCCGGCGTCACCGCGCTGTTCTCCGTGCCGATTGCGCTGACACTCGGGATCACCGCGGCAATGCTGCGCGGCACTCTTTACGACCGGATCGTCACCGTAATCACCATCGGTGTCATCTCGGTGCCGGAATTCATGGTCGCGACCTCCGCCGCGCTCATCTTCGCCGTCTACCTGAAATGGCTGCCGGCGCTCTCCTTGGCCAACGAGGTCCACAGTCTGAGCGACCTGTTGCGCGTCTATGCCATGCCGGTGATCACGCTCACCTTCGTCGTCTCGGCCCAGATGATCCGTATGACGCGTGCAGCGGTGATCGAGACGCTCAACACGCCCTATGTCGAGATGGCGTTGCTCAAGGGCGCCTCCCGGCCGCGTATAGTCTTTCGCCATGCGCTGCCGAATGCTCTCGGCCCGATCGTCAATGCTGTCGCGCTGTCGCTCTCCTATCTGCTCGGGGGTGTCATCATCGTCGAGACCATCTTCAACTACCCCGGTATCGCCAAGCTGATGCTGGACGCCGTAGCCACCCGCGACCTGCCGCTGATCCAGAGCTGCGCGATGATCTTCTGTCTTGGCTATCTGCTGCTGATCACCATCGCCGATATCATCGCCATTCTTTCCAATCCGAGGCTCCGATGA